The genomic segment TGTCCATGACATCTCCCCGTGTCTCATCCTGGTGGAAGGCCGTCCTTCCGCAAATCTTCCAGGGCCGCCGCCGGTGCGGCCGCAATGGCAACGTACCGGGTATTTCGCTTATGGCGCCAGCCTCTATCGCTCCGTGTTTGACCTTGTGCGGAACCCCCACTAGCTTCATTTCCAACGCTTCCGAACAGGAGACCCCATGCTCGACCGCCCTGTCGGCCACCCCGTCGCCCGCATCGAGAACTTGCGGGTGGACTTCCAGACGCGTGATGGACCGGTCACCGGTGTCGAGGACGTGTCGTTCGAGGTGTTCCCCGGGGAGACGGTTTGTATTGTCGGCGAATCCGGGTCGGGCAAGTCGGTGTCGTCGCTGTCGCTGATGCGGCTGGTGGAGTTCGGGGGTGGCGAGATTGCCGGGGGCCGGCTGATCTTCGACGAGGGCGAGGGGCACGAGATCGACCTTGCCAAGACGCCGCAGAACCTGATGCGGACGATCCGGGGCAACCAGATCGGGATGATCTTCCAGGAGCCGATGACGGCGCTGAACCCGGTCTTCACCATCGGGCGGCAGCTGACCGAGGGGTTGCGGCTGCACAAGAACATGGACCGGAAGGCGGCGAGGGCGCGGGCGCTGGAGCTGTTGCGGGAGGTTCGGATACCGGAGCCGGAAAGGCGGCTGACGCAGTATCCGCACGAGCTGTCGGGCGGGATGCGGCAGCGGGTGGTGATTGCGATGGCGCTGGCCTGTCAGCCGAAGCTGCTGATCGCGGATGAGCCGACGACCGCGCTGGATGTGACCATTCAGGCCGAGATCCTAGCCCTGATGAACCGGCTGAAGCGGGAGACCGGCACGGCGGTGATGTTCATCACGCACGATATGGCCGTGGTGGCGCAGATGGCCGACCGGGTGGTGGTGATGTTCCGGGGGCGGAAGGTCGAGGACGGGCCGGTGGAGGAGATCTTCGCCAACCCGCAGCATGAGTATACGAAGGCGTTGTTGGCCGCCGTGCCGCGTTTGGGCGAGATGCGGGGGAAGGCGGCGCCGGAGCCGATGAAGCTTTTCGGGGTCGAGGATCAGGAGATCGCGCCGATCGTCGGGAGCGACGAGACGCTGTTATCCGTGAAGGGGCTGGTGACGCGGTTTGCGGTGCGCGGCGGGCTGCTGCGGCGGACGGTGGCCAATGTGCATGCGGTGGAGGATCTGTCGTTCGAGCTGGGCCGGGGCAGGACGCTGTCTCTGGTGGGAGAGTCGGGCTGCGGGAAGTCGACCGCCGGGCGGTCGATCCTGCGGCTGATCGAGCCTTTGCGGGGCGAGATCACGCTGGATGGCACGGATATCATGGCGCTGGGGGATGGCGCGTTGCGCAAGGCGCGGCAGGACATGCAGATGGTGTTCCAGGACCCGTTCGCGAGCCTCAACCCGCAGATGAAGTTGGCCGATCAAGTGGCGGAACCCATGAGAAATTTCGGGATCGGCAGCGGGTCGGAGCGGGATGACCGGGTGGCGATGCTGTTCGACCGGGTGGAGCTGCCGCGCAGTTTCCTGCGGCGCTATCCGCATGAGTTGTCGGGCGGGCAGCGGCAGCGGGTGGCGATTGCGCGGGCGCTGGCGCTGAACCCCAAGCTGATCGTGGCGGACGAGGCGGTGAGCGCGCTGGATGTCAGCGTGCAGGCGCAGGTGCTGAACCTGATGATGGAGCTGCAGGCCGAGCTGGGCGTGTCATTCCTGTTCATCAGTCATGACATGGCGGTGGTGGAGCGGGTGAGCCACGACGTGGGCGTGATGTACCTGGGCCGGATCGTGGAGCGCGGGCCGCGGGCGAAGGTGTTCGAGAACCCGCAGCACCCCTATACCAAGGCGCTGCTGAAGGCGGTGCCGGTGGCGGACCCGGCGAGGCGCCACAAGGAAGATGACTTGAAGTTCAAGCCGATCCCGTCGCCCATTCACGATGTGGGATACGAACCGGGCCCGTCTGTTTACGAAGAGGTGGAGCCGGGGCATGTCGTGCTGGTGTCCGACAGCGGCTATTGAGGAAAAAGGAGCGAAAGAGATGCCCGTGAAGAACCGGTTTGCAGAGATGCATGACGAGATCACCGCCTGGCGGCGGGATATGCACGAACACCCGGAGATCCTGTTCGAGACGCACCGGACGAGTGCGTTGGTGGCCGAGAAGCTAGAGGCGTTCGGCTGTGACGAGGTCGTCACCGGGTTGGGGCGCACGGGCGTTGTCGGGATCATCAAGGGGCAGAAGGCCGACAGCGGCAAGGTGATCGGGCTGCGGGCCGACATGGATGCGCTGCCCATTCATGAGCAGACGGGGGTCGAGTATGCCTCGAAGACGCCCGGGGCGATGCATGCCTGCGGGCATGACGGGCATACGGCGATGCTGCTTGGCGCGGCGCGCTACCTTGCGGAGACGCGGAATTTCAATGGCACGGTCGCGGTGATCTTTCAGCCCGCCGAGGAAGGCGGCGGCGGCGGCAAGGAGATGTGCGACGACGGGATGATGGAGCGGTTCGGCATCCAGGAGGTCTACGGGATGCATAACTGGCCCGGGGTGCCGATGGGGCAGTTCGCGATCCGGCCGGGCGCGTTCTTTGCCGCGACCGACAAGATCGAGATCCTGGTCGAGGGCAAGGGCGGACATGCCGCCAAGCCGCATGAGACGGTGGACCCCTCGGTGATGGCGGCGCATCTGCTGACGGCGATTCAGTCGATTGCCAGCCGGAACGCCGACCCGACCGAGCAGCTGGTGGTGTCGGTTACGTCGATGGAGACCTCGTCGCATACGTTCAACGTGATCCCCTCGTCGGTGAAGATGATCGGGACGGTGCGGACGCTGAGCGGCGAGATGCGGGATTTGGCCGAGGAACGGTTGCAGGCGCTGTGCGACAGTATCGGGCCGGCTTTCGGGGGCAAGATCACGCTCAACTACGAGCGGAACTACCCGGTGATGGTGAACCATCCCGACCAGACCGAGTTTGCGGCGCAGGTGGCGCGATCGGTCAGCGGGCAATGCGATGACGCGCCGCTGGTGATGGGGGGCGAGGATTTCGCCTTCATGCTGGAGGCGCGGCCGGGGGCGTATATCCTTGTGGGCAACGGCGACACGGCGGCGGTGCATCACCCGGAGTACAATTTCAACGACGAGGCGATCCCGGCAGGGTGCAGTTGGTGGGCCGGGGTGGCCGAGCAGCGGATGCCTTTGTGATACGGGTGTAGGAGTGGGGGCCAGCCCCCACGCCCCCGGGATATTTTTACCAAGAAGAAGCTGGGGCGGCGTGCTGACCTGCGAATGGTGCTTTGGCGTTAACGGTAGGCGTGGGGGGCGGCCTAACGGTAGGCGTGGGGGGCGGCCCCGCCGCCGTTGGGCCCGGACGAATGGTGCACGATGGCGGTCTCCGGGATGTTTTCGGCCAGAAGAAGAGGGGGTTAGCCCTCGGACCAGAGCCGGTCGTAGACGGCGGCGATGGCGGTGGCTTCCTGCTCGATGCTGTAATGGGTTTGGGCTGCGGCGCGGGCGGCGGTGGACATTGCTTCGAGGCGCGCGGGATCGGAGAGGAGGGTGGCGAGGGTTTGGGCGGCGGTCTCGGGCTCGGTGATGAGGCCGCAGGTGCCCTGGCCGGAGAAGCTGCGGTAGTAGCCTTGGTCGGTGGCGACGAAGGGGGTGCCGGAGGCCATGCCTTCCAGCGGCGCCATGCCGTAGCCTTCGTAGCGGGGGAGTTGGACGACCGCCGAGAGGGCGCGCATGAGCGGGGGCAGGTCATCGGGGGGGAGTTCGCCGGGGAAGAGGATGCGGCCCGTGAGGCCGGCGGCGGCGATGCGCTGTTCGAGGCCGGCGAGGAAGGCGGCGTCGGATTTGGCGGCGCGGCCGATGACGAGGGCAGTGAGGCCGGGGTGGTTCGGCAGCAGCTTTATCATGGCGTCGACGAAGCGGTCGGTGCCCTTTTCGGGGCGGATGCGGCCGATGGTGGCGATACCTGACGTGCCAGGGTGGCCGGTGGCGGCCCAGGCGGCGGCGCGATCTGTGGCCGGCGTGAAGCGGGCGGTGTCGACGCCGTGGGTGACGGTGGCGCGGACATGGGGGACGAAACCGGCGGCTTTTTCGGTGGTGGCGATCACCGCGTCCATGCGCGAGATGAGCCAGCGGGGGAAGGCCGAGTGGCGGCGGATGGCGGCGGAGGTGAAGACGATTTTCACCGGCAGGCGGAGCACGTCGCGGGCCCACAGGGCGGCGCGCATTTCCGGGTTTCGGCGGACGTGCCAGATGGTGAAGGGGCGGTTTTCGGGTTTGGTGCGGGAGAGGCGGAGGGCGTCGCGGCGCGTGACAGGCGTCGGGCAGCCCGGCAGGGGGTGGCCGGCGAGGACCATGTCGAACCGAGAGGCCTGCTGGCGGATGACGCCGGCGGCGGTGGCGGAGACGCCGGTGAAGTTGGGGTTGAAGTTGGTGACGATGAGCTCGGGCAAGGGAGGTGCCTTGGTTGGGGTGGCGCCTGCCTAGCGCATGGCGAGGGCCTTGCAAAGGGTGTCGGCGAAGGCGTCGAGCACGTCGTCCTGGGCGGCGGCGAAGCGGCGGGCGTTGTCACGGAGGGTGTCGAGGCGGTCGGGACTCTTGAGGAGTTTGTCGAGTTCGGTGGCAAGGGCCTTGGCGTCGTCGACTTCGATGCCCGCGCCGGCGGCGTCGAGCTCGGGGTAGGTTTTGGCGAAATTGGCGTAGAGCGGCCCGTGGAGGATGGCGGAGCCCGCATGGGCAGGCTCGAAGGGATTGTGGCCGCCCACCGGCGTGAAGGAGCCGCAGAGGCAGGTGAGGGGCGAGAGGGCGTACCAGAGGCCGGTCTCGCCCAGCGTGTCGGCGAGGTAGACCTGGGTCGTGGCGGTGAGAGGGTCGCCTTTGCTGCGCCGGGCCGGTGTGAGGCCGGCGTCGGTGATCTGTTTCGCGATGGTGTCGGCGCGCTCGGGGTGGCGGGGGACGAGGATCAGCAGGGCGTCGGGGTTGTCTTGCAGGACGGATTTGTGGGCGGCGAGCATGACCTCGTCTTCGCCGGGATGGGTGGAGCTGGCGAGCCAGAGGGGGCGGTTGGCGATCGTCTCTTGCAGCCCGGCGAGGGCGGCGGCGTCGTAGGGGGCGGGGCCGGCGAGGGATTTCAGGTTCTGGCCGGCTTCGGCCTGGGTCAGGCCGAGATCGTGGAGGTGGTCGGCCGTGCGCTGATCCTGGCAGTGGATCATTCGGAAATGGTTCATCAGGTAGCGCGCCGTTTCCGGGAAGCGCTTCCAGTTGCGGGCCGAGCCCTCGGAGATGCGGGCGTTGATGAGGGCGAGCGGGATGCCCCTGTCATGGGTGCGGGTGAGCATCTGGGGCCAGAGCTCGCTTTCGACGAAGACCGCCGCGTCGGGGTGCCAGTTGCTGAGGAACCGGCGGAGCGGGCGGGAGGCGTCGAGGGGGGCGAACTGGTGCTGGGTGCGGGGCGGCAGGCGCTTGGCCACGACCTGGGCCGAGGTGGCGGTGCCGGAGGTGAGCAGGAAGGAGGTGTCGGGGAGGGCCTGGCCGAGGTGTTCGATGAGGCGCAGGACAGAAAGGCTTTCGCCGACGGAGGCTGCGTGGAACCAGACGAGGCGGCCCTTGGGGCGCGCGGCGGTGGCGCGGCCCATCCGTTCCTTCTGGCGGGTGGGGGAGATGCCCTGGGCGTCGAGCTTGGCGGCGACGCGGCGGTAGGCCAGCGGGGCCACGATGTTGGCCGCGGCGCGGTACAGCCAGATGGGCAGGGGCGCGCCCTGCATCAC from the Roseovarius indicus genome contains:
- a CDS encoding ABC transporter ATP-binding protein, which codes for MLDRPVGHPVARIENLRVDFQTRDGPVTGVEDVSFEVFPGETVCIVGESGSGKSVSSLSLMRLVEFGGGEIAGGRLIFDEGEGHEIDLAKTPQNLMRTIRGNQIGMIFQEPMTALNPVFTIGRQLTEGLRLHKNMDRKAARARALELLREVRIPEPERRLTQYPHELSGGMRQRVVIAMALACQPKLLIADEPTTALDVTIQAEILALMNRLKRETGTAVMFITHDMAVVAQMADRVVVMFRGRKVEDGPVEEIFANPQHEYTKALLAAVPRLGEMRGKAAPEPMKLFGVEDQEIAPIVGSDETLLSVKGLVTRFAVRGGLLRRTVANVHAVEDLSFELGRGRTLSLVGESGCGKSTAGRSILRLIEPLRGEITLDGTDIMALGDGALRKARQDMQMVFQDPFASLNPQMKLADQVAEPMRNFGIGSGSERDDRVAMLFDRVELPRSFLRRYPHELSGGQRQRVAIARALALNPKLIVADEAVSALDVSVQAQVLNLMMELQAELGVSFLFISHDMAVVERVSHDVGVMYLGRIVERGPRAKVFENPQHPYTKALLKAVPVADPARRHKEDDLKFKPIPSPIHDVGYEPGPSVYEEVEPGHVVLVSDSGY
- a CDS encoding M20 aminoacylase family protein, encoding MPVKNRFAEMHDEITAWRRDMHEHPEILFETHRTSALVAEKLEAFGCDEVVTGLGRTGVVGIIKGQKADSGKVIGLRADMDALPIHEQTGVEYASKTPGAMHACGHDGHTAMLLGAARYLAETRNFNGTVAVIFQPAEEGGGGGKEMCDDGMMERFGIQEVYGMHNWPGVPMGQFAIRPGAFFAATDKIEILVEGKGGHAAKPHETVDPSVMAAHLLTAIQSIASRNADPTEQLVVSVTSMETSSHTFNVIPSSVKMIGTVRTLSGEMRDLAEERLQALCDSIGPAFGGKITLNYERNYPVMVNHPDQTEFAAQVARSVSGQCDDAPLVMGGEDFAFMLEARPGAYILVGNGDTAAVHHPEYNFNDEAIPAGCSWWAGVAEQRMPL
- a CDS encoding glycosyltransferase family 4 protein yields the protein MPELIVTNFNPNFTGVSATAAGVIRQQASRFDMVLAGHPLPGCPTPVTRRDALRLSRTKPENRPFTIWHVRRNPEMRAALWARDVLRLPVKIVFTSAAIRRHSAFPRWLISRMDAVIATTEKAAGFVPHVRATVTHGVDTARFTPATDRAAAWAATGHPGTSGIATIGRIRPEKGTDRFVDAMIKLLPNHPGLTALVIGRAAKSDAAFLAGLEQRIAAAGLTGRILFPGELPPDDLPPLMRALSAVVQLPRYEGYGMAPLEGMASGTPFVATDQGYYRSFSGQGTCGLITEPETAAQTLATLLSDPARLEAMSTAARAAAQTHYSIEQEATAIAAVYDRLWSEG
- a CDS encoding 3-deoxy-D-manno-octulosonic acid transferase, translating into MQGAPLPIWLYRAAANIVAPLAYRRVAAKLDAQGISPTRQKERMGRATAARPKGRLVWFHAASVGESLSVLRLIEHLGQALPDTSFLLTSGTATSAQVVAKRLPPRTQHQFAPLDASRPLRRFLSNWHPDAAVFVESELWPQMLTRTHDRGIPLALINARISEGSARNWKRFPETARYLMNHFRMIHCQDQRTADHLHDLGLTQAEAGQNLKSLAGPAPYDAAALAGLQETIANRPLWLASSTHPGEDEVMLAAHKSVLQDNPDALLILVPRHPERADTIAKQITDAGLTPARRSKGDPLTATTQVYLADTLGETGLWYALSPLTCLCGSFTPVGGHNPFEPAHAGSAILHGPLYANFAKTYPELDAAGAGIEVDDAKALATELDKLLKSPDRLDTLRDNARRFAAAQDDVLDAFADTLCKALAMR